The DNA region CCAAATAAAGCTAAAACAGCATCTATCTTGGCTTGAACTCTAGCTGTGAGTTCTGCATCTAAGCTGTTCATTGTCCATTCAACCCGGCCATAAGGCTTATCATACTTATTGCGACCGAGAGCAATATAGCCGTCACCGTGGGTTAACCCAATTAGCCAAGCAACCTCAGATGTTAATTCGGGAATTACAAACGACTTAGCTGTGCGACTGTTTGAGGGTCGAGATTCAGTAAAATCAGGGGGGAGATGGGTAACTGTACCAGGTAGAACTTGTGTGTTGTGCAGTAGGCGATCGCCCTCAACTAAACTTGCAACCGATTTCCAAGTAATTCCCCCTTGAGCATCTGCAAGAACTGCTTGTCTGTGGTTTAAAGTTGCTCTTGGGTAAGTCGCATTAGTTTCAATTTCATAGACATCCTGAAATCCTTGGTCGAATTTATCAACAACTCGCCGAAATCCTAAAGGAGTTTGTACTAGATCGCCCACTTGGACATCGCAAATGGGAACAAGACCTTTGGAAGTATGAACTAAAGCATCTTCAGGTAGACAGCGCCGAATATTACCTGCAACAATTGTTACAGCAGCTTGATCGATTAACAGACAGCATTCAACTGAATTTAATTGCCGTCCTACAGCTTTATTTAGGATGGAAGCACAACGCTGATAAAGTCCGGGCAATTTTATAGGATTAGCAACTCCTCCAAAGCCGTTGAGAGTTTCTCCTGCTTTTCGGACATCACTGATGTCAACTAATACTTCAACTTCTCCTGAAAATCGTTCATTAGTGGAGAGTTCTAATAGGGCTTGATATGATTCAACCCAACCTTCACGGCTATCTCCAACGTGAATAGTGACGTTATTGCCTTCTATATGAGTTTCAGTATATTCACGCCGTTGTTGAACAGGAGTGCTGCCAATTTCGCCTTGTACAGTAACATTCAATTGATTACGGATGGGGGGCAACTGGTTAATAAATTGTGGTTCTATGACGGCTCCAGTACCACAGCCCATCATTGCCAAATCCATCATTAATCCGAAGGCACTCCAGTCTTCGAGATTGGTGGAGGTGCAATTATAAGCCCCAGAAAAATTCTTTGGCTTGGTTATCCAGTCTGTACCACCAACCCACAGCCAGCGTCCACTGGGCATAGCTTTCAAGTTGCGCTGCATTTTATCGAGGATGACAGCTTCTTCTTGAGTGAGCTTTCCTAACTCGACTAAGCCGAGTAAAGTGCGATCGCATACCTCATCCCATGTTTCCCTTAGTCCTGCCTTTGTGCGGCGGCTATAGGTTCTAAAAAATACGGGATTAGCAGCCGGTGCTGTTTCGGGAAACTTTGCACTCTGGCGTTTTCTTTCGAGTTCTCGAACCATATACTAAGTGTCTTGCGTTCTTGTTGCGTGCGGACAGACTATGACTATACGCCAAGTAGTTTGAGTATTAAAGATTGTCAAATTGTCCACTTTACGCTAGTTATAAGCCGTAGTATTTGCAACAAAAATTTATGATGTATAATATTCTTCACCCTTGGGTAGCATCTCAAACTCAAGTTTTAATTAGCACATATAAATTTATAAGTAAAATCTCTTTATACCGATTCTTAACTTAGCGGAGGCATAAACTTTGCTGAAAATTATGCAGGTAGAAATTGACGAACATAAATCTCATATACACCAACTCTTTTGGGAATATTTTAACGAGACTAAGTTGATATTCAGCCATCAGTTTGGTATCAATTTAGATGTGAATAAATTCTTTGAGCAATATATGACTCAACTGCACGAATTTATACCCCCTTCAGGACGCTTGCTTTTGGGACAATACGAGGCAAAAATAGCAGGCTGCGCTTGCTTGCGAAAAATTGGTGAAGATATTGGCGAAATTAAAAGGATGTATGTAAGACCAGAATTTCGCAAAAAAGGAATCGGTAGAGCATTATTAGAAACTATCATCAATGAAGCTTCTAATATTGGTTACTCAAAGATTCGTTTAGACAGCGCCCCTTTTGCAAAGGAAGCACATACACTTTATCGTGTATATGGCTTTCAGGATATAGAGCCGTATTTAGAAAAGACAGAGATTCCTATAGAATATCGAGCCAACTGGGTTTTTATGGAATTAGTTTTAAAATGATCAATATCCGTTGTGAAACTCTGTCAGACTACACAGTAATAGCTGAGGTGAATACATTAGCCTTTGGGCAAGAAAATGAGGCTAAATTTGTAGAGAAAATTCGCTGTTCTGACCGCTATATTCCAGAACTTTCTCTGGTTGCAGAGATTGATAATGTTGTAGTCGGTCATATTTTATTCAGCTACATTGACCTGGTGAGTGAAGAAACACTACAGGTACTCGGTTTAGCACCTTTGGCAGTTCATCCAAAGTTTCAACGACAAGGTATTGGTAGCGCACTAATAAAAGCAGGGTTAGAAATAGCAGAGGCAAAGAAAGAAGCCATAGTGATTGTCCTTGGTCATCCCCATTTCTATACTCGCTTTGGTTTTCAGCCTTCTGTTGTTTATGAAATCGAGTCTCCTTTTCCAGTACCAGAGGATGTCTTCATGGTTAAACCACTGCAAAGTTATCAAAAAAGGTATAAAGGAAAAGTTTTTTATCCATCTACTTTTGATGGAGTGTAACTCGCGCACAAATTCAGGGATGAGGCAGATGAATAGGAAATTAGCCGAATGCTGCGCGTAGCTTGCTTCGGTATAGAGGTACGCGCAGCGTCTTGTAGAAAGCGTCATTACGAATTAGTTAAACACTCTGGCTTGATGCTTTCTTGGCAATAGTTTTTAAGCGAGTTGCTCTGCTTTTACGGAGACTCTCACTTCTGCGAACTCCACCAGCCATCTCATATTCGCGGCTGTCTTTGCCGTATTTAAAAGCAATCCCTGTGAGCATTTTCTCTGAGAAAGCGCCCAAAGTTTGTTCTAACTCTTCAAGTTCTAATTTGGAAGAGTCAATCATGCTGAGAATAGTGTTATGCCCCTCTAACTTGGTACGTACCTGTTCAAGTAATTGTGTCAGGTTTGTTAAGTTATAAGCATCCCCAAGATCCAGATTGGGATTTATTGCTTTGAGTCCAGCGAATCTTAACTCAGCATTTTCTAAAACGCGAGATGTGCGTTTTCTTTGAGACATAGATTTATTTCCTTGTGAGGTTTCTAAAATTACTATGCCCTACTGAAGCTAAATTTTGGTTCAGCAAAATCCACAATAATTATTGTGTTTTGTAGCAGAATTTCTCAGTATACTAAATTAAGTATAATTTTATACTTATAAAGTAATGCGTTATCGTGCAGTGCAACGCACCCTACTACAGAATAAGCTGTGTCAACTCCAGAACAAGCTGTAGTTACTAAAACTTGTTCGTTTGTAACTCTAGAACAAGCTGTAGTTACTAAAACTTGTTAAGTGATAAGTTCAGAACAATCTGTAGTAACTAAAACTTCTACTTTACTTATCACTTAAGGACTTTGTATAATTAATAAATGATTTTTTTAAATAAAACTAAAGTTTTATTTATATAACGACAACTATTTGTAACTAAAGTATCTACATTTATTAGTACAGCTTAAGTTGTATAGGATTACTATTTGATTTTTGAACGAAATTAAGTATTGTAGAGTGTGTTAGAACGGAGTTCGTAACGCACTATGAACACGAGTTTGATGCCGTACTCTCCGTGCTAACACATCCTACGTATATTTTCTCCAAATCAAACCGGATTCTTATATTAACTACAGATGTTAGTTTAGCTATCAAAGGATGAGTTTTTGTAACTGATTCTCTTAAAACTAGAAAAATAATTAAAAGAGGTATTTGTTGAGGCTGGCTACGATTCTCAGGAGAAAATTATTGGCCTTGTGCAAAGAGGTTAAACGAGTGATAAAGAAGTTTTCTGTATATTCAGACAGGAATTCGTCGTCATGCTTGATATATTAGGATTGAGAAAAAGATTATTAAACTATTGGTGCTGAAACTACACCCTTTACCTCTAATGCAGCCGCAACCCGTAAAATTAAAGCTTCGTTATATGGTGCTGCTATCAATTGCACACCTAAAGGTAAAGTATTTTGGTGCTGAATTGGTACTGATAAAACTGGTAAACCAATAAAAGATAATGGTTGAGTAAATAATCCTAAATGAGGACGGACAAGAATTTCTTCCCCATCCAAAATCATGGTTTGTTGACCAATTAGCGGTGTGGAAATTGGTGTAGTTGGGGCAAGAATTATATCTACATTTTGAAAGACTTCCCGAACGCGATCGCGGTACCATTTTCTAAAGCGTTGTGCTTGCAGATACCAGCTACTAGGAATTAACGCCCCAGCTAAAAAGCGATCGCGTGTTGCTGAATCAAAATCTTGAGGACGACATCGCAATTTATCCAAATGCAGATTTGCGCCCTCACTAGCTGTAATCACAAAAGCTGCTGCACGGGCGCGGTGTGCTTCTGGTATGGTTACGTATTCAGTGACATCCAAAGAATCAGCTATCTTTTGCACTGCTGCTAAAGCTTCCGGTTCTGCGCCTTTGGTGAAATAATCAGCTGCAATGGCAATTCTGATATCAGAAATATCTTGTTTAAGTTGTGGTAAAACCAATTCAGGCGGACGCTTTGTGCAAACTGGATCGCGATCGTCTTCTCCTTGAAGCACATCAAACACCGTGGCGATATCCTGCACCGAACGCGCAAAAGGGCCAATATGGTCAAAACTGCTAGAAAATAAAGCTACGCCAGCACGAGATAACCTTCCGTAAGTCGGCTTTAAACCAAAAACGCCACACAACGCCGCCGGAACGCGAATTGAACCATTGGTATCAGAACCCAATGTTAACGGTACTAACCCAGCAGCAACAGCAGCCGCCGAACCACCCGATGAACCACCAGCAACTCGCTGTAAATCATGGGGGTTGTGAGTAGCACCGTAATGGGAGTTTTCTGTAACAAACCCATAAGCGTACTCATCCATATTTAAAGCGCCAACCAGCACAGCACCCGCTTGTTTCAGCTTTGCTAATGCGGTTGCATCTTGGCTTGCTGCTGGGTTCTCTGCATTGATTTTCGACCCCGCCAGAGTCGTTCGCCCTGCGATATCAAAGAGATTTTTCACCGCAAAAGGTACACCAGCAAGTATTCCAGGATGATTACCTTGGGCGATTTCCCTGTCAATGCGGGCTGCATCTGTTAAAGCCGTTTCAGCAATCACAGCCGTAAAACAGTTAAGTTGATTATCTTGCGCTGCTATTCGTGCGATCGCAGCCTTGGTAACTTCCACCGCGCTAACTTTGCCTTCACGTACAGCAGCAGCTATCGATACAGCATCATTCATGGTTCAAAAACTGGTGCAACTTCAATATCCTCTGGTAGCGGAAAAGAATTTACTAGATTAGCGATCGCACTAATTCTCTCAAAATTTGCCACCACACCATCACGATACTCATCCCTTAGCTGCAAATCCAACAACAACGCCATAAGATCAACATATTCATCTACATTAAATCTTTCCATCTCTTCTTTGCGTCCTTGGCGTCTTCGCGGTTCGTTATACCAATTCAATTAATGATTGCAACACATCCTTGGGTAAAGACGCGATGAATCGCGTCTCTACAAAGGGTCTATTTGTCGCATTCTTTTTTCAAATTGGTATTATTCTAAACTTATAACCTCTTTCGGCAACACAAAAAATCCATTCTCCCCCGCCTCAAAATCAACAACCTGAAACACAGCATCAATATTCAACTCACCATAAATATGAGGAAATAAATTACCTACCTCCGCAGCTTCATAACGAATTTCAGCTTTAACTTGTTCAGAATCAATGCAAAGAATTACCAAACCCTTTTGATTAACAAAAAAGCGATTCGCCACCCAGATAACTTGTGCTGCTGTCGAACAGTGGATAAATCCTTCCGAGTCTAACGTATCACCCCGATAGGTTCCAAGAATTTTTGCTTGTTCCCATTGTTTGCTTTTGGTGATATGTAAAATAGTGTTCATGGTAATTAATTAACTAATGCGATTAATTTTATACAGTAAACCTGGCTGTCATTTATGTGAAGGCTTGCAAGAAAAGCTAGAACAAATCCAAAATCTTAGTTTCGAGTTGGAAGTTAGGGATATTACGACTCGTGAAGATTGGTTTAGTGCATATCAGTATGAGGTGCCGGTACTTTATTTATCGAACCGCCAAGACGCCAAGGGCGCGGAGGGAGAAATTATAGAAGCACCATTGCCTCGTCCTTCTCCTCGTGCTAGTGTGCAGCAGTTGGAGCAAATGTTGCGTAAGTATTTAGCCAATTAGAAAAAAATAATGCAGAATAAGCGCAAGATTAAGAAGGTGACGAGGTTCACAAAATGAAATTGCGGGAATTACTAACGGCGGTGGACAGTGTTGAACAATTGCCTAGCCATCCGATGGAAGATGTGGAAGTTAGGGGTTTGAAGACGAATTCCCATGCTTGTAGTGCGGGAGATTTGTTTATTGGGATGCCAGGAACGCGGGTTGATGGTGGGGAATTTTGGCAAAGTGCGATCGCATCCGGGGCTGTAGCTGCGATCGTTTCTCCCGAAGCTGCACAAAAAAATCCTCCCACAAATGAGGCTGTGGTCATTAGTGCAAGTAACATAACTCAAGCTTGTGCCCAGATAGCTAGTGCTTTTTACGGTTATCCGGGGCGAAAACTCAAGCTGGTGGGTGTGACTGGTACAAATGGCAAAACTACAACTACTCATCTGATTGAATTTCTGCTCATTAAAGCTAATCTAGCTACAGCTTTAATGGGAACTCTCTACACTCGTTGGGCAGGTTTTGAGCAAACTGCTGCCCATACTACGCCCTTTGCGGTGGAACTGCAACAGCAGTTAGCAGAGGCTGTAAAGGCTGGTAGTGAATTCGGAGTGATGGAAGTAAGTTCTCACGCTTTAGCCCAAGGTAGAGTGTTGGGTTGTGAATTTGAGGTGGCGGTATTCAGTAATCTTACCCAAGACCATCTCGATTATCACACCGATATGGAAGATTACTTTGCCGCTAAAGCGTTGTTATTTAGCCCTAAGTATCTCAAGGGACGAGCAATAATTAATGCTGATGATTCTTACGGTAAGCGGTTAATTGCCTCGTTAGATTCTCAGCGCGTTTGGAGTTACAGTGTCAACGATAACAGCGCTGATTTATGGATGAGTGATTTAAGTTACCAGCCAAATGGTGTCAGTGGTACATTACATACACCAAAAGGTGATGTAGCTTTTCGATCGCCACTAGTCGGTCAATATAATTTAGAAAATCTTCTTGCAGCCGTAGGAGCAGTTTTACACTTAGGACTAGATTTGCAGTTAGTAGCGTCTGTGATACCTGAGTTTCCCGGAGTTCCCGGACGGATGGAAAGGGTACAAATTGATGCTAACCAAGATATAAGCGTGATTGTGGATTATGCCCACACACCGGATAGCTTGGAGAATTTACTGAAAGCGGCACGCCCGTTTATACCTGGTAAAGTGATTTGTGTGTTTGGTTGTGGAGGCGATCGCGATCGCACTAAGCGCCCAAAAATGGGTAAAATTGCGGCTGAGTTAGCTGATGTTGCAGTGGTGACATCGGACAACCCCCGGACTGAAGACCCAGAACGGATTTTGCAAGATATTTTAGCGGGAATTGCTGACACAATACAACCAACTGTAATTTGCGATCGGGCTACTGCAATTCGTACCGCAATTTTACAAGCACAACCCGGTGATGGAGTGTTACTTGCTGGTAAAGGTCACGAAGACTACCAAATTCTCGGCACCGAAAAAATCCATTTTGATGACCGAGAACACGCACGCGACGCTTTGCATCAAAGACTGAACATACAAGCCTAATTTGGGCATTGGGCATTGGGCATTGGGCATTGGGCATTGGGCATTGGGAATTGGGCATGGGAAAGAGGACTTGGGGACTCTTGAGAATTGGGGACAAGGGGAAACACTTTAGGACTTACGCACACTCTACGAATTCTCGGCGCTCTTGGCGTCTTGGCGGTTCGAGAAATTAAGCTTTTTAGCAATTTTTGCGTAAGTCCTAACTTGTTGCAAGTTCTAATTTAAGTCCCCTTGTCCCCTTGTCCCCTTGTCTCCCCTGCCCCTCTCTGCCTCTTCCCCTACTCCCTCATTCCCCACTCCCCACTCCCCACTCCCTCGTAGATGTAGTTTTTTATAGTTAATGTTTATTTCGGTGGGATTTTTGTAAAAAATGCACACATAAAGGTGAAAATCGAAGACAGAGTTATTTCTTGCTTCATTCAAGTTGTGCTTAACTCATGAATGTTTCTCTGGCTAAGGATCTGTCTGTTTATCAACTAGTTATGGGAGTGCAAGCGCCTCCTAAACCATTGTCCCTCAGTCCTGCTACTCTGCTATCACTGGTGAGAGCGCAAATTGACTTACTAATTGAGCAGCAAATTGCAGCTACTTTATGGCTGAAGCTACCACCAGAAAAAATTTGGCAATCAGAACTAGCGCGTTATCAATCCTCGGTAGGTGCGTCTAGTCTCATTTATACTTGCCAAATTGACGAGAGTGAAAAAAGAGAAGATGAGGGAGCAGGGGAAGTAGGGGAAGAAAATACCCCCTTATCTTCCTCATCTCCCTCATCTTCTTTATCCCCCTTATTCCCTCATCATGTCCGCGTTCACCTATCACCAGATAGCCAAATGCGACGGGAAAACTTTCTGATGGTGTTATCGCCCCAGTTTTGCAGTTTAATTTTGGCTAATCGACCACTTAAAAAACACAAAAATAAGACATCGGGGAAGGTAAATACTAATAAAAACCAACCGTTACTAATTATAAATAGTCTTGAAGGGAGAATAATTCAACAAGTATTAGATGGTATCGAACAAGCAATTACCCCAGAATCATCTCCAATTCCTGTTGATTTTACTTGTCCAACTGCGCCCCAAGGCGCACTGATGAATCAACTGTTTGCAAAACAACTTTTGCGACAAGATGAAATTAATCGTCAAATCATCGCAGTACGCACCACCAAGTTGCAACAGCAAAATCAAGAACTACAAAATAAAGAGCAACTTAAAGATGAATACTTAAAAAATGTGTGTCAGGAATTGCGTACACCCTTGACGCACATGAAGACAGCACTTTCATTATTGAATTCCCCTAATCTTAAACCCCCCCAGCGACAACGTTATTTACAAATGTTAAATACCCAGTGCGATCAGCAAAATTCCCTGATTACTGGTTTGTTGGAACTGGTGCAGATGGAACGTAATTTAGAAGGAACAGCTTTAGAGTCGGTGCGACTCTCAGATATTGTACCGGGAGTAGTTAGTACTTACCAACCTCTAGCCCAAGAAAAAGGGATTATGCTAGCCTACACCGTACCCACTGAACTTCCATCTATTTGGTGTGTGACTGGTGGGCTGAGGCAGATTGTGATTAATCTGCTGCATAACAGCATTAAGTTTACTCCTAATGGGGGTGAAGTATGGGTGCGTGCCCGAATTCAAGGCGATTATGTCCAATTAGAATTCCGCGACACAGGTATTGGTATTGCCGAAAGCGAGATTCCTAGAATATTTGACCGATTTTATCGTGTGCGTACAACAGCAAATGAAGATTATGGTGGTGCTGGGTTGGGGTTAACAATTGTACAGCAATTGCTGGTGCGCTCTGGCGGTTCTATTTCTGTGAAAAGTAAATTATATGAAGGTTCCACATTTACAGTGCAACTGCCAAGCGTTGGCGATACCCCAAAAGCGATCGCAATAGAAAATGAGTGATCATTTACAATTATCCCCTGAGTTAACTTTGTGATGCTATAGCAATCCTATTTGAGTTATGAAAATTTTAGTTATTAGTCATTAGTACCAATGGCTAATGACTAATAACTAGATTTACCCACGGCAATTCAATAAAACGAGCGTAGGCGTAGCCCGCCGCAGGCATCGCACAAGCGTGTCACAAAGACTTACGATGATTCTTAGCTAGAAGTTTTTGGTAGCGCGGCGCTAATTTGGCGGAGCATCATAACTTGCCAATAAGGTACAGGAGCCAGCAATACAGTACCAGTTCCCTCAAAAGTATTGACGATAAACTCACCAGAAGTCATCGAACCTAAAAGAGATTTGGTAGCTTTTTCAACGCGATAATTTAAGGTACTTGTGCGAGCTATGGCAAAATTTCCATCCACAACTAATCGGTCATTTCGCAAATTTATTACTTCTACAGGGCCTTGTGCTGCCATCACTACTGTACCCCTGCCTTTAACTTTTGTT from Nostoc commune NIES-4072 includes:
- a CDS encoding glutaredoxin family protein, with amino-acid sequence MRLILYSKPGCHLCEGLQEKLEQIQNLSFELEVRDITTREDWFSAYQYEVPVLYLSNRQDAKGAEGEIIEAPLPRPSPRASVQQLEQMLRKYLAN
- a CDS encoding DUF4089 domain-containing protein encodes the protein MERFNVDEYVDLMALLLDLQLRDEYRDGVVANFERISAIANLVNSFPLPEDIEVAPVFEP
- a CDS encoding DICT sensory domain-containing protein, translating into MNVSLAKDLSVYQLVMGVQAPPKPLSLSPATLLSLVRAQIDLLIEQQIAATLWLKLPPEKIWQSELARYQSSVGASSLIYTCQIDESEKREDEGAGEVGEENTPLSSSSPSSSLSPLFPHHVRVHLSPDSQMRRENFLMVLSPQFCSLILANRPLKKHKNKTSGKVNTNKNQPLLIINSLEGRIIQQVLDGIEQAITPESSPIPVDFTCPTAPQGALMNQLFAKQLLRQDEINRQIIAVRTTKLQQQNQELQNKEQLKDEYLKNVCQELRTPLTHMKTALSLLNSPNLKPPQRQRYLQMLNTQCDQQNSLITGLLELVQMERNLEGTALESVRLSDIVPGVVSTYQPLAQEKGIMLAYTVPTELPSIWCVTGGLRQIVINLLHNSIKFTPNGGEVWVRARIQGDYVQLEFRDTGIGIAESEIPRIFDRFYRVRTTANEDYGGAGLGLTIVQQLLVRSGGSISVKSKLYEGSTFTVQLPSVGDTPKAIAIENE
- a CDS encoding AtzE family amidohydrolase, with the protein product MNDAVSIAAAVREGKVSAVEVTKAAIARIAAQDNQLNCFTAVIAETALTDAARIDREIAQGNHPGILAGVPFAVKNLFDIAGRTTLAGSKINAENPAASQDATALAKLKQAGAVLVGALNMDEYAYGFVTENSHYGATHNPHDLQRVAGGSSGGSAAAVAAGLVPLTLGSDTNGSIRVPAALCGVFGLKPTYGRLSRAGVALFSSSFDHIGPFARSVQDIATVFDVLQGEDDRDPVCTKRPPELVLPQLKQDISDIRIAIAADYFTKGAEPEALAAVQKIADSLDVTEYVTIPEAHRARAAAFVITASEGANLHLDKLRCRPQDFDSATRDRFLAGALIPSSWYLQAQRFRKWYRDRVREVFQNVDIILAPTTPISTPLIGQQTMILDGEEILVRPHLGLFTQPLSFIGLPVLSVPIQHQNTLPLGVQLIAAPYNEALILRVAAALEVKGVVSAPIV
- a CDS encoding UDP-N-acetylmuramoyl-L-alanyl-D-glutamate--2,6-diaminopimelate ligase codes for the protein MKLRELLTAVDSVEQLPSHPMEDVEVRGLKTNSHACSAGDLFIGMPGTRVDGGEFWQSAIASGAVAAIVSPEAAQKNPPTNEAVVISASNITQACAQIASAFYGYPGRKLKLVGVTGTNGKTTTTHLIEFLLIKANLATALMGTLYTRWAGFEQTAAHTTPFAVELQQQLAEAVKAGSEFGVMEVSSHALAQGRVLGCEFEVAVFSNLTQDHLDYHTDMEDYFAAKALLFSPKYLKGRAIINADDSYGKRLIASLDSQRVWSYSVNDNSADLWMSDLSYQPNGVSGTLHTPKGDVAFRSPLVGQYNLENLLAAVGAVLHLGLDLQLVASVIPEFPGVPGRMERVQIDANQDISVIVDYAHTPDSLENLLKAARPFIPGKVICVFGCGGDRDRTKRPKMGKIAAELADVAVVTSDNPRTEDPERILQDILAGIADTIQPTVICDRATAIRTAILQAQPGDGVLLAGKGHEDYQILGTEKIHFDDREHARDALHQRLNIQA
- a CDS encoding DUF952 domain-containing protein, producing the protein MNTILHITKSKQWEQAKILGTYRGDTLDSEGFIHCSTAAQVIWVANRFFVNQKGLVILCIDSEQVKAEIRYEAAEVGNLFPHIYGELNIDAVFQVVDFEAGENGFFVLPKEVISLE
- a CDS encoding GNAT family N-acetyltransferase, with translation MQVEIDEHKSHIHQLFWEYFNETKLIFSHQFGINLDVNKFFEQYMTQLHEFIPPSGRLLLGQYEAKIAGCACLRKIGEDIGEIKRMYVRPEFRKKGIGRALLETIINEASNIGYSKIRLDSAPFAKEAHTLYRVYGFQDIEPYLEKTEIPIEYRANWVFMELVLK
- a CDS encoding GNAT family N-acetyltransferase, giving the protein MINIRCETLSDYTVIAEVNTLAFGQENEAKFVEKIRCSDRYIPELSLVAEIDNVVVGHILFSYIDLVSEETLQVLGLAPLAVHPKFQRQGIGSALIKAGLEIAEAKKEAIVIVLGHPHFYTRFGFQPSVVYEIESPFPVPEDVFMVKPLQSYQKRYKGKVFYPSTFDGV